Proteins encoded by one window of Fusarium graminearum PH-1 chromosome 1, whole genome shotgun sequence:
- a CDS encoding arsenical pump-driving ATPase, which translates to MSTALISTEDALEPSLQSLLDQRSLRWIFVGGKGGVGKTTTSCSLAIQLAKVRRSVLLISTDPAHNLSDAFSQKFGKEARLVNGFDNLSAMEIDPNGSIQDMLAGQGEADDVNAAAGGPLGGMMQDLAFAIPGIDEAMSFAEVLKQVKSLSYETIVFDTAPTGHTLRFLQFPTVLEKALAKVSQLSSQYGPLLNGFLGSGGQLPNGQNLNDMIAKLESLRETISEVNTQFQDAELTTFVCVCIAEFLSLYETERMIQELAGYGIDTHSIVVNQLLFPKKASDCDQCNARRKMQRKYLDQYEELYAEDFNVVKMPLLVEEVRGKEKLEKFSEMLVAPYVPPE; encoded by the exons ATGTCCACCGCCCTCATCTCCACCGAGGACGCTCTCGAGCCCTCTCTCCAGTCACTCCTTGACCAGCGTAGCCTCCGCTGGATCTTTGTCGGTGGAAAGGGTGGTGTCGGAAAGACCACCACTTCTTGCTCCCTCGCCATTCAGCTCGCAAAGGTCCGCCGATCTGTGCTTCTCATCTCGACCGATCCTGCCCACAACCTGTCAGATGCCTTTTCCCAGAAATTTGGCAAGGAGGCCCGCCTCGTCAATGGGTTCGACAACTTGAGCGCCATGGAAATCGACCCCAACGGCAGTATACAGGACATGCTGGCTGGCCAGGGTGAGGCTGATGACGTTaacgctgctgctggtggtcCTCTTGGAGGCATGATGCAGGACCTTGCTTTTGCG ATCCCCGGTATCGACGAGGCTATGTCATTTGCCGAAGTTCTCAAGCAGGTCAAGTCTCTTTCCTACGAGACCATTGTCTTCGACACCGCGCCCACAGGCCACACCCTGCGCTTTCTCCAGTTCCCCACCgttctcgagaaggctctCGCCAAGGTTTCACAGCTGTCATCTCAGTACGGTCCTCTACTGAACGGTTTCCTTGGTTCCGGCGGCCAGCTCCCCAATGGCCAGAACCTCAACGACATGATTGCCAAGCTCGAGTCTCTGCGCGAGACTATTAGCGAGGTCAATACCCAGTTCCAGGATGCCGAGCTCACCACCTTTGTTTGCGTCTGTATCGCAGAGTTCCTCAGTCTCTACGAGACTGAGCGCATGATCCAGGAGCTTGCCGGATATGGCATCGATACTCACTCTATCGTCGTTAACCAACTGCTCTTCCCCAAGAAGGCCAGCGACTGCGACCAATGCAACGCTCGTCGCAAGATGCAGCGCAAGTATCTCGACCAGTATGAGGAGCTTTACGCCGAAGATTTCAACGTCGTCAAGATgcctcttcttgttgaagaggtccgaggaaaggagaagcttgagaagtTCAGTGAAATGCTTGTTGCTCCTTATGTTCCTCCCGAGTAG
- a CDS encoding neutral trehalase, whose protein sequence is MAAPSNHRSRGSDDLGVFDDAKSYYTAERHQNRAGPRTRTYSQNSLMSRFERVNLREPFRRGSHDENSQQNRRFLIQVDSTLESLSLQEDPNGNMQITIEDNGPKVISLRTAASAGHNRFDVRGTYMLSNLLQELTLAKEYGRKQIVLDEGRLNENPVDRLSRMIRDHFWENLTRRIDASTVDIAARDPKDWTADPRPRIYIPYRCPRQYEFYKRVAEERPEMRLDVQMLPEEITTDLVRDMNDAPGLLAVDVQEVSEPEHPSGWTLKGMPFVVPGGRFNELYGWDSYMASLGLLINDRVDLAKSMVINFCFCIEHYGKILNATRSYYLCRSQPPFLTDMALRVYEKIKHEPDAKEFLRRSILAAIKEYHSVWVSEPRLDPTTGLSRYRPEGRGVPPETEATHFVHILDPYIKKHNTTFEDFVRKYNHGEIEEPELDEYFMHDRAVRESGHDTSYRLEGVCANLATIDLNSLLFKYETDIARTIRSVFNDKLTMHEEFCAGTPYQPGEVLSSAAWDRRAKRRKLTVDKLMWDEKEGMFFDYDTAKRERCTYESCTTLWALWAGIATPKQAAEMVRKALPKFEAYGGLVSGTEESRGAVGLDRPNRQWDYPYGWPPQQMLAWTGLIRYSFTEEAERIAYKWLFMVTKAFVDFHGVVVEKYDVTRPADPHRVDAEYGNQGLGFRGVNKEGFAWVNASYIYGLQIINAHMRRALGALTPYDTLMKAIEQNEEKTLAGLLSS, encoded by the exons ATGGCCGCGCCCTCTAATCACCGCTCTCGTGGCTCTGATGACCTGGGCGTCTTCGACGATGCCAAAAGCTACTATACGGCAGAGCGTCACCAGAACCGTGCTGGTCCTCGCACCCGAACATACTCCCAG AACAGTTTGATGTCCCGGTTCGAGCGAGTCAATCTCCGAGAGCCGTTCCGACGTGGCAGCCACG ATGAGAACTCACAACAGAATCGCCGGTTTCTGATCCAAGTTGATTCGACATTGGAAAGCCTGTCACTCCAAGAAGACCCCAATGGTAACATGCAGATCACGATCGAGGACAATGGACCCAAGGTCATTTCTCTGCGTACCGCCGCTTCAGCTGGTCACAACCGTTTCGATGTACGAGGAACTTATATGCTGTCCAACCTCCTGCAGGAGTTGACTCTGGCCAAAGAGTACGGACGGAAACAGATTGTTCTGGATGAAGGTCGTCTCAACGAAAACCCAGTCGATCGCTTGTCTCGCATGATTCGTGATCATTTCTGGGAAAACCTGACTCGACGTATTGATGCGTCGACTGTCGATATTGCGGCTAGAGATCCTAAAGACTGGACAGCCGACCCACGCCCACGTATCTACATCCCTTATCGATGCCCCAGACAATACGAGTTTTACAAGAGAGTTGCTGAAGAGAGACCTGAGATGCGACTGGACGTTCAGATGCTTCCCGAGGAAATCACCACTGATCTGGTTCGCGACATGAATGATGCGCCTGGTCTCTTGGCTGTGGATGTGCAAGAAGTCTCAGAGCCAGAGCACCCTTCAGGATGGACGCTCAAGGGTATGCCCTTTGTGGTCCCTGGCGGTCGTTTCAACGAGCTTTACGGCTGGGACAGCTACATGGCTTCCCTGGgccttctcatcaatgaCCGAGTCGATTTGGCCAAGTCTatggtcatcaacttctGTTTCTGTATCGAACACTATGGCAAGATCTTGAATGCAACCCGATCTTACTATCTCTGTCGATCACAGCCTCCGTTCTTGACCGACATGGCTCTTCGTGTCTatgaaaagatcaagcacgAACCCGATGCCAAGGAGTTCCTTCGACGGTCTATCCTGGCCGCCATCAAGGAGTATCACAGTGTTTGGGTTTCGGAGCCTCGATTGGACCCTACCACGGGTTTGTCGAGATATCGACCAGAAGGCCGTGGAGTGCCCCCTGAGACAGAGGCCACCCATTTTGTACACATTCTTGATCCTTacatcaagaagcacaacACAACGTTTGAAGATTTCGTGCGAAAGTACAACCACGGCGAAATCGAAGAGCCTGAACTTGATGAGTACTTCATGCACGACCGTGCCGTGCGCGAGTCAGGTCACGATACCTCATACCGCCTCGAAGGAGTCTGTGCCAACCTAGCCACCATTGATCTCAACAGTCTCCTGTTCAAATATGAGACTGATATTGCCCGAACTATCCGCAGCGtcttcaacgacaagctGACCATGCACGAGGAATTCTGCGCTGGTACACCTTACCAGCCTGGTGAGGTCCTCTCGTCGGCTGCCTGGGACCGACGAGCCAAGCGACGTAAGCTTACCGTGGACAAGCTGATGtgggatgagaaggagggcatGTTCTTTGACTATGACACCGCGAAGCGCGAGCGATGTACATACGAGAGCTGCACAACACTCTGGGCACTCTGGGCAGGCATTGCCACCCCAAAGCAGGCAGCTGAGATGGTCCGAAAGGCTCTTCCCAAATTTGAGGCTTACGGTGGTTTAGTTTCAGGAACGGAAGAATCGCGTGGAGCCGTTGGCCTGGATCGACCTAACAGACAATGGGATTACCCATACGGCTGGCCTCCACAGCAAATGCTGGCATGGACCGGCTTGATTCGCTACAGCTTCACCGAAGAGGCAGAGCGAATTGCCTACAAGTGGCTTTTCATGGTCACCAAGGCCTTTGTTGATTTCCATGGTGTTGTAGTTGAGAAGTATGACGTGACACGGCCAGCCGATCCTCACCGAGTAGATGCAGAGTATGGTAACCAAGGTCTCGGTTTCAGAGGTGTCAACAAGGAAGG ATTTGCATGGGTCAACGCCAGCTATATCTATGGACTGCAAATCATCAATGCGCACATGCGCAGAGCACTTGGTGCTTTGACACCCTACGACACACTGATGAAGGCTATCGAGCAGAACGAGGAGAAAACGCTGGCTGGTCTGCTTAGTTCATAG